In the genome of Acaryochloris thomasi RCC1774, the window ATCAGCCGTTTTTACATCGTTGACGATGCAGGCTCTGGTCACGGCAGCCGCTTTTCGAAGTAAGGCGTCTCAGTACGATGAAGCCGTGAGCTGGATTCAGGAAGATCTTGAAGCTGTCGTCAGTCAAGCCAGTCAGTATGAAAACAGCGTTCTCCCTTTTTCGAGTACCTGTAATGCCACTACGGCAGCCAATGGGATGGCAGCCAGCTTTATTAATAATGGTTTGGGGGGGCAAACAGCAACGCTGGGACCGAGAGATTTAGGAGGGAAGTCCTATACCCTTAATCGGGTCGCTGAGTTTGCAAGCACTTCAGACCCGTTCAGGCTAATTGAACTACTGTACACCGTGACACCAACGGCTGGAGGGGTGCCCGTTGCCAACGTCCGTACTGAGGTGATTCCCTATGCTGTTTTGCGGTGTCCTTGATTGAATGTTGGTAGGGGTTGTCAATACTTAAGCTATGGCTAAGAAAATGGGTCTATTTCGATTTCTTCAATACTTCAGAGGGCGGTGGTCGACTCAACACTCAGGATTCACGCTGATTGAGAAAATGATCGTTGTCGCAGTGGTAGGAATCTTAGGGGCAGTGACGGCTCCTAACCTTTCAAAGATGCTGGATCGGGTCAAGCTTGATCAGGCGACCAAAGAGGTGAGAAGTGCCCTTGACGAGACCCAGCGAGAGGCCATTCGAGGCAATAAAAGCTGCATGGTTACGCTTAATTTAGTTGAATCTAAGGTGACAGGAAACTGTTTACAGGCTGGAAATCGTGATCTTCCAGAGAGAATTAGTCTAGCCACGAATATGGTCAGTAACCTAGATGTCGGCCTACCCAGCGGCACGGCTGAAACGCTCCCTCCCGCAACTGAGATTGCATCCACGGTGACTGATGTTGACACTGGACTGGGCCTGTATCGCGATCGCCCCACAAAAGTGGCTGTTGCGACAGGACCGGTTGCACCAAAAGCATCCATGACCATTCAAATCATTAGTCAAGCTCCTGCCTGTTCTCAGACCGCTGGGCAACAAAGCAGCAACAACTGCGGGAATAAGTCAAATAAGGCCCAACAAGGGCAATCTAACCCTTCACCGTCGCCTTCACCTAGCAGTCCCCCGCCAGGGGTATCTGTTACACCCATTCCCATTCAGTATGGGGCTTTGGGAACGCCTAATTTTGCGGTGGTTAGCGAGCTATCGATACCGGCAGATCCGACCGGTAAAATTGTTTTCTCTTTGGCCAACAATGAGAGTGCGGAAAGGAAGTGTATCGCTATTTCTAATACCTTAGGTCTCACGCGAATTGGTTCCTACCGTGGTGATCTAGAGCCTTCTAAGATTACAGATGAGGGGGCTTGTACTGCCACAAGCTGGACAACACAATGAGCCAGAACGCCCGCTTCAGATGGCTTCTGCTCCGGAGAGTTGCCGCTCAGCTCAGCCGGTCTGAGCAGCAGGGATTCACGTTAATAGAATTGCTGGTTGCCTCAGCCATCACGACCATTGTTTTAACAGTTGTTTTTATTGGTGTGCTCACGGCCATTAACGGCAATCGCCTTGCTGAAGCTAGAACTAGGCGGCGCATTGATCTCAGCCGGGCTTTTGATTTTATCAGTAATGAGATTCGGATGGCGAACCGCATTAATCAAACAGCGACAACGGCTCTGGGGGGCTCAGTAACCTTAGAAGATGTGGTGACTAGTTCTGGTTTAACGATGGCAGAGCTGGGAAATCCCGACGCCATTGTTCTTTATCTAGAGATTCCGATCAGTGAGCCGGGGCCAGCAATTTGTCCAGCGGGTAGCCCCAATGCAGGTGCTGCTCGTGCGCAAGTTGATCGGATTGTCTATGATGTTCGACCCAGCACTAACGGCTGGCTACCGCCGCGTGCAGTTCATCGACATGGCCGGATTCCTAGGCTGGATGGCAGTATCGACCCCTGTAGCAGACCTGTCTCTAGCGATACGTTGGTGGATGCGATCGCAAATCAAGCCACTCCCCCTGAGTGCGGTACATCAGCGCGCCCCGGTCAGCTATCGGGAGCTTCGGGTTTCTATGCCTGCGTCAATGGGGCTGAAGTCGATCTCAATTTCAAAAGTGACGTGACGAATTTAGAGGTTCACCGTCTTAGCAGCAAAGCGGCCTCTCGGGTGAGCAATAATATTGCGATTCCAGTGTTGAAGCGCGACGGGCGAACAGGCGATACTCTGGACCTCTCCTGGACCTGGACCGGGGCTAGCGCAGGCGTCACCTACCGAGTCTTTCAAGCCGTCAACGAGACCCAAACTGAAGTTGCCAGTGAGACAAATCAGGCTGCTTCAGTGCCTCTAACAGGCAATATTGGGGAGAATCATTGTTACACAGTAATTGCGACCTTCGGGAGCCTAGCCAGTTTAGAGAGCGACCCACTGTGTGAAATCAAGTAGGTTGTTCTCTTCATGCCGCAGTGATCCCTTTGCCATCAACGACGAACCTGCAAAACCCGCACTCGCTCTCCAGGCTGAACAGTGGGGGACTGGGTCGTTAGCATAGCCAAGCCACTGGTGTGGATCAAGTTCATCAGATTCCCGGAGCTGTGGCTACCGCCCGCGAGGGAAAACTCATAGACACCGTTGACCAAGCGAAGCTGCCCCCACAGATAGGTCTCTCGCTGACCGCTGATCTGGAGTTCCTGCAGTGATTTCGCCTGTACAAAGGTAGGAGCCCATCCCTGAGACTGTCCAGATAGCTTACGGATGGCGGGTTGGACGAACCGCCAGAAGCTCACGAGTGCTGAGACCGGATTCCCTGGCAGGCCAAAGTAGAGAGCAGTAGCACCGTCAGAGGTTGGGACTGTGGCAACGGTCAAGGGTTTACCGGGCTTTACCGCCACCGCTCGAATGTGAATCTCTGCTCCTAGTTCGGCTAGGGTTTGATCGACAAAATCGTAGTCCCCCACCGATACGCCCCCTGAAGAAATCACTAAATCGGCGTGAAGAGCGTCTTGAATGGCGGCTCGCACGTCTGCAGGCCGATCGCCAACGGTGTCAATCAGCCGCACCTCCGCCCCCGTTTGCTGCACCAGTGCCGCCAGCGCATAGCGGTTGGAATCAATAATCTGTCCAGGCTGGAGCGGCTGGTCAGGAGCAATCAGTTCACTACCGGTGGAGAGAATCGCCACGATGGGGCGTCGATAGACAGGAATCTGAGTGCACTGGGCGGTGGCTAATACGGCAATTTCAGGGGCGTTGAGAATCGTTCCTTGAGTTAAGAGAGGGCTACCGGCTTGATAGTAATCGCCTTGGTGACGTACAAAGGCTTGGGGCTTGGGCTGCTGCAGGATTTGTACCTGATGGCCCTGACGCTGGGTATGCTCCTGCATGACGACGGTGTCGGCACCGGGGGGCATCATGGAGCCGGTAAATAAACGGGCGGCCTGCCCCGCCTGGATGGTCTGCTGCGGTGCGGTTCCGGCAGGGATTTCGGTGACGACTTCTAGTACGGTCGGTGTCTCAGGGCTGCAGTTTTGCAGATCCGCAAAGCGCACGGCATAGCCATCCATCGCGGAGTTGTCCCAGTAGGGGAAGTTGCGATCGCATCTCACTTCGGTCGCCAATACTCGCCGCGAAGCCGTCAGCAAGTCAACGGTCTCTCGATCTGAGAGAGGATGCGTCAGATTGAGAATGAGTGATTCAGCTTCAGCAACAGACAACATAGAGTGACCAGACAACAGACTAAGCTAACTCAAGATAATACGACGGTTTTCAATGGCAAAAGATAGAGCGCGGATTTTCAATGGGTCAAAAGTAGTTCTTGCGTTTGCGCTGGCTCAACTCATCTTTTATGAAAAGTGAAAGTTGATACAGCTCTACAGCGACGGCTATACCCATTGTTAGCAGCACTAGCCTGTACCCCCATCTCACATAGTAAGAGAATAGTCCAGAGGCCCAGATATGATTTATGTGATGCATGAGTAAGTAAAAACTAACTCCAGCCGATAAAAGTCGGCAGTTCACCAGCCATAGATAGTCTCGTCCAAACCAGAGGTTGATAAAGAAGTACACCGGAAGACAAAGTATTTTTGGATCAATAAACACCATGAATCCCAGCGTTACGTAACCAATCATCTCTCCGCCAAAGCCGTAAAAGCCGGAATTGTAGCTCCAAGGCACAAATAGGCTTAGCGTCAGCGTAAGACAGATCAGAAGGCGGATGACTTTTAATAGACGACCGCTTGATAGCCCCATACTGTCTACCCAAAAAGATTTATAGTGGAATACGAACGAACGTTACTAACGCGCCTAAGGAGTATCTCTGTGGTTGAGCCTCTACTGTCCGGTATTGTACTGGGTCTAATTCCGATCACCCTCGCGGGGTTGTTTGTTGCAGCTTGGCAGCAATATAAGCGCGGAGATGAGTTAGGACTGTAGGCGTTTCTAACCTTGCCCTGAGGTTTGCCTGCGATAGGGAGACAGCATCGCATCCCAGTTTTTGCGATGATCTTGAAAGTCTTTTTGGCACCGTTGCTGTTGATCCAGCGACGGTGCTTGTTGATTGGAGCCACTCGCAGATTCTTCTAAATTGCTGTCAATCATGCAGCCAATGTTTGCGTAGCGCTGAGCATTGAAGCCATGGGCATTCCAGAAGGATAGTTGTTCTAGTGCTGCTTGTTCAGCTCCATCCACGTCGAACAGCTCCATGCTGGTGAGCACGGCCTCTTCTTCTTTGAGGTCTGATAGCATTAGGGCCGCAAACGCATCGGCGGCATTTTCTTCGCTACCGGTAATAGGAAGCTGATATTGCTGGATAAATGTGTGGCCGAGTTCATGGAAGAGCGTTAACAGAGCCACGTCAACAGCAGCAGAGTTTGCGGCAGCAGCCGTCTGCGCATCTGCACCGAGGATATTGACATGCTGCTGCAGGAACTCATAGCAAAGCTCAATTTTGTTTTGTGCTGAACCGTTGGAGGCGTTTTCTCCGCATTCTTGAAAATAAACGGTCAGGGTTTGGGGCAGAGAAAATTTATTATTGAGATCGGATGCGATCGCATCCCATTCTCCAGACTGCTGAATTGCATGATGAATGGGTTGATAAACCTGACTCTGGGGAGGGACATGCTCAATCACAATTTTGCTCTCATCACCCACAGGTTTCGCTTCCAGCGTGAATGGAGGAGGGGAAGGGCTACAGGCTGTCACCCCTATCAGGGCTAGACCCGCAATATATTTAAGCAGCTGTTGATTTCGCATTACTCTCTCCCTTGAGAACGCGACGGTTTTGAAACCTCGATCCTATCGTCGAACATAAAACGTGACGGCGCTGTTGCCGTAGGTTTTGGTGCGTTGGGCGATGATGCCTTTCAATTCGAGCGGAAGTGCGTAGGCTGGGGTGTGTTCTACGCAGAGTTCTCCGTTGGGGGCTAGGAGGGTTTGAGTTGCGATCGCATCTAAAACTACTTCATAAATCCCAGAATCATAGGGCGGGTCAAAATAAATCCGATCAAACGTTTGCTTCAGTTTCGGAAGCCGTCGCGCCACATCGCCCCGAATCACCTGCCAGCTTTGTTCTGGCTTGGCCACGAGCTGCCAATTCTCCCGAATCACAGAGCAGGCTCGACCCGATTGTTCAATCCCGATCGCCAGACCTGCCCCCCGACAGAGTGCCTCAGCTCCCATCGAACCACTACCGCAGCAGAGATCAAGCCAGCAACAGCCTGCAATCTGCCCACGCCAGATCTCAAACACCGCCTCTCTCACCCTCGATGTCGTTGGGCGAGTGAGCCGTCCCGACAGGGTTTTGATCTGACGATTGCCGTAGATTCGCACCGCTGGTTACCCCTAACTCTCAGGCTCCACGTAACCTTGTATATTTTCTAACTCAAACTGTCGCAAAATATCGGTGGCTTTATACGTCAATGTTTCTGCACCCTTGACCACGATCAGATATTTGCCCGCATCCAGACGATTTCGGTAGCGCAAAGCGTCTCCGCCGCCCACCAGCAAGCCGACACCGCCGCCGACAAAAAAGCCGCCTGAGGCTCCAAATAAGGCTCCAACAAGCCCCCCCAGAATATGGCTGACGGTGGGGTAGGCCCAAGGGAACATCTCAGCTCCGGTCATCAAATGGAAGGTAGACCCTAAAATACATCCAAAGGGCACCAGCACATAAATCATCCCCAAAGCCTGCTTTTGGGCCGGTTCACTGGGGTTGATGAAGCCAAACTCATCAGCGCTTTTATACCCTCGCCCTAGGAGCGACACCTGTTCTAACGGCACATGAGCTGATTCTAGAGCAGTGTAAGCGGCCTCCGCTTCCATGCGATCGGGAAGGACGGCAATCAGATAGTTTGAACTCATAGAAACTGAATGATGGTGGGCGCTGGAATTCTCATCGCTTTGCTACTAGGCCGGAACCTGGACAGTCGCATGAACCTGATGAATGAAGTTCGCTAAGAGCTGGAGACCATGAGTAGAGGACTTTTCAGGGTGGAATTGAACAGCGACTATGTTGTTTCGGGCAATTGCAGCTGTGACGGTTTGACTACCGTGGGTCACGGTAGCGGCACAGACCTTAGCATCCACCGGATCGACGTAGTAGGAATGATCGAAATAGACCCAGGGCTGTGATGGCAGTCGCTCCCAAACCGGTAGCTGCTGCGTATAATCCAGTTGATTCCAGCCCATGTGGGGAATGGTAATGTCGGGTTCTGGCTGAAACTGCTTCACAGTGCCCGGAATGACGCCTAAGCCAGGCTCCTCTCCCTCATCACTCCCATCAAAGAGAATCTGGAGGCCCAGACAAATGCCAAAGAAGGGCTTGCCACTGGCGATGATGTCCTTGATAGGTGAGATGAGATCGCGCGATCTCAAATGCTGCATAGCCGGATCAAATGCACCGACGCCGGGCAGAACCAGGGCGTCTGCCTGCTCAAGATCCTGGTAGCGATCGCTAATAACGGTTTCAGCACCCGCTTTCTCCAATCCCTTACAGGCAGAATGGAGATTGCCCATATCGTAATCAATCACAGCAATGGTTGTCATACCGTCCTCCTGCAGTGCCTATCTCACTATAGAACCTTAGCTTAAAGGATCGATATTATTCTGCTGTCGCTTCGCCCACGATGGTTGCCAGCCGATCAAAATCAGAGCTATCAGCAATCTGTTGAAGCTGCGCCTGCTGCAGCTTTTGTTCTGCAGGAACCTGCGCTAAAAGCCTATCAATGCAACCACTATCCAGCATTGTTGCCGCGCGATACACGGCCTGCAGCCAAGCCATCGGCATCTCTTGGATCAGTGATTTGTCGCAATGGGGGTAGAAATTAGTGTGTTGTGCGATAGGTGGCATCTAATATCATCAAGAAGATATGTTCTGCGACTGTCTACCGTATGACCATAGTTATACACCTTCTACTTCAAGGGTCGTTATGAAACCAAATGCTATAGACGTATTCCGTGATTGGTTTGCACTCGCCTTGAAAGATAGTCCATTACAACATCCAAAAGCTATGTGCTTGTCCACTGTAAATGAAGATGCTATTCCTGAAGCCCGCTTTGTTGCGCTCAAGAAGGTGTCTGATGAAGGATTCGTTTTTTGTTCATCACTCGAATCACCCAAAGCTCTTTCGATTGCCACCCATTCCAATGTCGCCCTTACATTTTGGTGGGATCATATCGAGCGTCAAGTTCGCATCAGAGGTCAGGCATCACAGATTTCTGATGCAGATGCCGAGTACTACTTTCATGAAAGACGCCGAGATGCCCAACTGACAACCTTAGCCTCACAACAAAGCACTCCACTATCATCACAAGCTGAACTTGAGGAGAGCCTGCGCGTCATCAAGAAACGCTATGAGGGACATCAAATCCCACGCCCTCATACTTGGGGAGGTTACTGTGTGAAGCCTGAAAAAATAGAATTCCTCGAGTTTCAAAAAAATCGTTTACACATCCGAACGTTGTATATATTTAGCCGTGGGAAATGGTCAAAATTTCTATTACAGCCCTAGCTGTCACTGTGAACTATCCTCCTACGGGATTCCCGCAGATTGGCGGAAACAACAGACTGTAATTTTCTTGATTTTCTAGAATCTCTGTTGAGTAGTGTTTCCCGCGAACCAGACCCCAACTTATGAGAAATGCGAGGTGTGTTGGATTCCAGAAAGACCGAAGCTCAATCAAAATACAGAGTGTTATTTGACCGAATTACCTGTAATCTTTGTGGATACTAAGTTGCAGGCTCCCTAAGCTAGGACTGGTGAGAAATCCAGGTATTGCCCTCTCGATTCGTTAACTTCCATATCTTCAAACTTGATCACGCTAACTCCCATTGCCCACGTGCAATCGTGCTACCCTGAGCGGTTTGGCATCCCAAGACAGGCTGGCCTGGTGCCCTCTGCAACAGCCGCTATTGTCTTTTCTAAGTCAGAAAATCACAAGCTCTCGTTACGGGGGCTTGAGCGTTTCTCCCATATTTGGGTAGTGTTTCTTTTTCATCAGGGATATGCCAAGACTAAACCGCTGGTACAGCCGCCTCGGCTAGGCGGCAAGAAAACAATGGGGGTCTATGCCACACGTAGTCCCAATCGACCGAACCCGATAGGATTGAGTGCGGTCTCCCTCGACCGAGTGGACTATCAATCGGACAAAATTCTGATTCATATCCGTGGGGGCGATTTTCTCGATGGCACACCGGTGTTGGATATTAAACCTTACATTCCCTATGCTGATGCGATACCCGAAGCAGACAGCGCCTGGGCAATCGCAGAGCCACCGCCGCTCTTGGTGCTTTGGAGTGCAGCGGCACAGTCCGCATTAGAAGCCAGTCAAGGGGTTCATGTCGAACAGGTTCGAACTCTCATTGCTGAAACTATCGCTCAAGATCCACGCCCAGCCCATGAGCGTGGCAAGGACGGTCGCCCCGGCCAGCAGTGGAATATGCGCGTTAAAGGGTTCGATGTGTTCTGGCAAGTTGAAGCGGGCGTTGCCACGGTCACTCACCTCACCCAATTATCATGAATTAAGTGAATAAGGAATGCTGGGTCGAAAGCCTGGGTCGAAATACGAGACCTCCGGCGACTTCCGTTTGAGTGCGGGCTATGCTATCGGCAATTGTGTCGCTGGCTGGCAATATGCAGCTTTGATATCTCTGAAGGCTTGACTTCAAAAGGAATCAGAGCAGTGCAACTCCGGCATCCTGTTCGAAATGATGCGGGTTGTCATAATGATCTTAAGATTCGCAGATATTTAAACAGCAGGTACAGGCAAGTAGCCTCATACTGAAAGTAGTTTTCCACTGCGAGAGCAGATGACTCTTTGTATCAATCCTAACTGTCCCAATCCTCATAACATCGATGCTCATCTGTTCTGTCAGGGCTGTGGCTCTGAACT includes:
- a CDS encoding DUF4344 domain-containing metallopeptidase → MRNQQLLKYIAGLALIGVTACSPSPPPFTLEAKPVGDESKIVIEHVPPQSQVYQPIHHAIQQSGEWDAIASDLNNKFSLPQTLTVYFQECGENASNGSAQNKIELCYEFLQQHVNILGADAQTAAAANSAAVDVALLTLFHELGHTFIQQYQLPITGSEENAADAFAALMLSDLKEEEAVLTSMELFDVDGAEQAALEQLSFWNAHGFNAQRYANIGCMIDSNLEESASGSNQQAPSLDQQQRCQKDFQDHRKNWDAMLSPYRRQTSGQG
- a CDS encoding pilus assembly FimT family protein; protein product: MAKKMGLFRFLQYFRGRWSTQHSGFTLIEKMIVVAVVGILGAVTAPNLSKMLDRVKLDQATKEVRSALDETQREAIRGNKSCMVTLNLVESKVTGNCLQAGNRDLPERISLATNMVSNLDVGLPSGTAETLPPATEIASTVTDVDTGLGLYRDRPTKVAVATGPVAPKASMTIQIISQAPACSQTAGQQSSNNCGNKSNKAQQGQSNPSPSPSPSSPPPGVSVTPIPIQYGALGTPNFAVVSELSIPADPTGKIVFSLANNESAERKCIAISNTLGLTRIGSYRGDLEPSKITDEGACTATSWTTQ
- the petG gene encoding cytochrome b6-f complex subunit V; its protein translation is MVEPLLSGIVLGLIPITLAGLFVAAWQQYKRGDELGL
- the rsmD gene encoding 16S rRNA (guanine(966)-N(2))-methyltransferase RsmD gives rise to the protein MRIYGNRQIKTLSGRLTRPTTSRVREAVFEIWRGQIAGCCWLDLCCGSGSMGAEALCRGAGLAIGIEQSGRACSVIRENWQLVAKPEQSWQVIRGDVARRLPKLKQTFDRIYFDPPYDSGIYEVVLDAIATQTLLAPNGELCVEHTPAYALPLELKGIIAQRTKTYGNSAVTFYVRR
- the tsaA gene encoding tRNA (N6-threonylcarbamoyladenosine(37)-N6)-methyltransferase TrmO, which translates into the protein MITLTPIAHVQSCYPERFGIPRQAGLVPSATAAIVFSKSENHKLSLRGLERFSHIWVVFLFHQGYAKTKPLVQPPRLGGKKTMGVYATRSPNRPNPIGLSAVSLDRVDYQSDKILIHIRGGDFLDGTPVLDIKPYIPYADAIPEADSAWAIAEPPPLLVLWSAAAQSALEASQGVHVEQVRTLIAETIAQDPRPAHERGKDGRPGQQWNMRVKGFDVFWQVEAGVATVTHLTQLS
- a CDS encoding PulJ/GspJ family protein, whose translation is MPNFLLRAIAKGTAFHIDRKIATDSGRWTAGFTLVEVLVALMISAVFTSLTMQALVTAAAFRSKASQYDEAVSWIQEDLEAVVSQASQYENSVLPFSSTCNATTAANGMAASFINNGLGGQTATLGPRDLGGKSYTLNRVAEFASTSDPFRLIELLYTVTPTAGGVPVANVRTEVIPYAVLRCP
- a CDS encoding molybdopterin molybdotransferase MoeA, translating into MLSVAEAESLILNLTHPLSDRETVDLLTASRRVLATEVRCDRNFPYWDNSAMDGYAVRFADLQNCSPETPTVLEVVTEIPAGTAPQQTIQAGQAARLFTGSMMPPGADTVVMQEHTQRQGHQVQILQQPKPQAFVRHQGDYYQAGSPLLTQGTILNAPEIAVLATAQCTQIPVYRRPIVAILSTGSELIAPDQPLQPGQIIDSNRYALAALVQQTGAEVRLIDTVGDRPADVRAAIQDALHADLVISSGGVSVGDYDFVDQTLAELGAEIHIRAVAVKPGKPLTVATVPTSDGATALYFGLPGNPVSALVSFWRFVQPAIRKLSGQSQGWAPTFVQAKSLQELQISGQRETYLWGQLRLVNGVYEFSLAGGSHSSGNLMNLIHTSGLAMLTTQSPTVQPGERVRVLQVRR
- the pdxH gene encoding pyridoxamine 5'-phosphate oxidase, translated to MFCDCLPYDHSYTPSTSRVVMKPNAIDVFRDWFALALKDSPLQHPKAMCLSTVNEDAIPEARFVALKKVSDEGFVFCSSLESPKALSIATHSNVALTFWWDHIERQVRIRGQASQISDADAEYYFHERRRDAQLTTLASQQSTPLSSQAELEESLRVIKKRYEGHQIPRPHTWGGYCVKPEKIEFLEFQKNRLHIRTLYIFSRGKWSKFLLQP
- the hisH gene encoding imidazole glycerol phosphate synthase subunit HisH translates to MTTIAVIDYDMGNLHSACKGLEKAGAETVISDRYQDLEQADALVLPGVGAFDPAMQHLRSRDLISPIKDIIASGKPFFGICLGLQILFDGSDEGEEPGLGVIPGTVKQFQPEPDITIPHMGWNQLDYTQQLPVWERLPSQPWVYFDHSYYVDPVDAKVCAATVTHGSQTVTAAIARNNIVAVQFHPEKSSTHGLQLLANFIHQVHATVQVPA
- a CDS encoding prepilin-type N-terminal cleavage/methylation domain-containing protein; this encodes MSQNARFRWLLLRRVAAQLSRSEQQGFTLIELLVASAITTIVLTVVFIGVLTAINGNRLAEARTRRRIDLSRAFDFISNEIRMANRINQTATTALGGSVTLEDVVTSSGLTMAELGNPDAIVLYLEIPISEPGPAICPAGSPNAGAARAQVDRIVYDVRPSTNGWLPPRAVHRHGRIPRLDGSIDPCSRPVSSDTLVDAIANQATPPECGTSARPGQLSGASGFYACVNGAEVDLNFKSDVTNLEVHRLSSKAASRVSNNIAIPVLKRDGRTGDTLDLSWTWTGASAGVTYRVFQAVNETQTEVASETNQAASVPLTGNIGENHCYTVIATFGSLASLESDPLCEIK